Part of the Limnochordia bacterium genome, CTTCCGTTCCACCGGGTTCCACCCGATACCGCCCTAATCTTAACGTATACTCATGGGGCCACTCCTTCGCGTGTTCCAGCTTCCTTGTAGTCAGACTCAATTCCGGTAGCCTACTCACGTACTCGCACGTTTCCGTTACGCCATTGGGATTAAGCTTATGCTCGAATAATAGCTCAGCCCGGTAACTCCCTTGGCTTTTAGTAAGCATAATCTGATATTCCGGGTGAGTAGGAACCGCTTCGCTGCTTTGTTTGAATCTGTAGCTACCTTGGTAATTGGTAATCCAGCGGCTGTCCAGGCGGCCTGATAACTCAAGATCACCGGCTAGTTGCTCCATGGTCTTTGTCTTTGTTTCTTGTATCTTGTGTTTTACCCCGAAAGTCGCCGATGTCCTCGGTGTTACACCCCTCAAATCAAGATTAACTTGTAGTATGTTGCTACTGTAGCTGTTTTGCTTTTCCATGCTTCCATTCAGATCAAAACGGCTACCCAACTGTGAGGATACCTTCACATCGCTGCTTAGACGCGCCGTAGTTCTCGTCTTTGTTTCCTTCAGCTTGTATATTAACCCGGCGTTGGTTGTTGTCATCTGTGCTATTCTGCTCAAATTAAGATCGGCCTGCACTGAGTTGCTGCTTATGCTGCCGCCAGCGTGATTGGTCTGTTTGTCCATACTCCCGTCCAAATTGAAACTGCCGCTCGGTTGGAATGATAGCTTTACGTCACTGCGCAATCGCTCGGTAACCGTGGTTCTGGTCTTCGTAAGCTTATATACTGTCCCAACGTTTGCCGATATCTTTTGTGTTACCGCGTTTACCATGAAATCCGCCTGCAGGATATCTTGGCTGAGCTTCTTCCGGACAAAATTCATGTTTCTTTCCATGTTCCCGCCTAATACCACAGGTCCGTACTCGAGAACATGACCAAAACCACCCCGTAATTGCCCTCCGTTGGTGATTCTACTTTGTCTATATTCGATCAATAGTTGCCCGTTGTGGGCCTTACCTAATGCGTAATAACCAGTGGCACCCAATACTACTCCGGTTAGTTGATGATATTGCCCGATGAGCAGACCCGATAAGTAATCATCCAGCTGGTAATACCATTTGCAGCCGATAAACCAGCCACCCACCGCGGTGCGGCCAATCTCCGGTAGGTAGAGGCTGGCTTCTTTACTAATTGGCAGTCTCAGATAGGGCCAATAAAACAGAGGGATGTTACCTTCTTTATACACCACGTTCCGTATAATGAGATGACTTCCCGGGTAAATCTCTAGTTTCTTCGCAGCAAGATGATAGTGGGGTTGACTTTGGGAACAGGTAGTGGCTGCACCTTTGACCACAACCAAACGGTCGTTATCGCCATCAAACCGCTCCCCAGATAGATAGACCGAGCCGTTGGATTCGGGCAGAACTATCGATGCTTGGGCATCAGACAACGACCAAACCCCGCTATTTAGATCATAATAAAGCTTCTCGCCTGCAGCCTCACCGGCCGGTAGTATCAGTAGCACTGTTCCTTCTACCCGGATCCAGTTGTCAGCCAGATTCACTAGTAACCGCTGACCTGCAATTGTCACGTGCCCATATCTGATCTGAACTCCACCATCTATGTATAGCAGGTCCTGTCTGAACTGGTAGATTACCTGCCCCTGAAACTCAACTTCGATACTATCTGTAGCTGCAAGCACTCGTCCACAGGGTAGGCTGGCTAGCACGACAGCAAAAACCAGTATTGCGATACTCGTTGGTCCTTTCAAGTCAGCACCACCCACCGATTGTGGCGTATCCACCGGTCGCCGGGAAGAGACTCTACCCATAATTTGCGGGATCGACCCTGATTTCAGATCGTTTTAGTGTAGAACATAGGCCTCCATATATCAATAGGCTGACGCCAGATTAACCCGCTGGCGCAAACCCTCTCAAAAGACCGTGCGTAGGGACCCGTACATGGCTCCAACTAGCATTTAGTGTTCTTATATCATAATCATAGCCAGCCTCGCCATCTGACGGGGTCTCTTCATTGCGCTGTGCCACCAGTTGTTTTCCCGTATACTTCATTCTTACACCACCGGACCCTTTGCACTTTTTGGCGATTGCTGGCCTGATCTTCTCTCTTTTAGACTCTACCGCTACTGGCAACGTCCTGGCCTAGGGATGAGCTTCCCACTAGTTCGATGACAGCGGTTCATTCACTTAGCAGATACTAAAGACACAATAAGGGGCTAAACTCACCGATGATAGCCCCTTATCACAACCAGTCTATCTAAATGGTTCACGGTTACAGAGTAGGTGTAAACTCTTCAGATAGAGGATCCTTTCGTAACCTTAGAATGTGGTAAATCATCTCGGCGCGAATAACATCAAGATCACGAACCGGGTTCAGTTTGGCCAAATACTTTTCGGCCTCTTCCGCCCGGCTTAACAGCTCCGCATCCTTTGTGTCTTTAGCCGCCTCGATAGACTCGAGTAATGTAGTAAGGTACCGCACATCATCAACACCTTCGCGATAGCCCTCCCATGCAATAGTGTCAATTACGCCATCCACAGTTGGATAGGTGAAGTTGTGGTCTCGATACGATGGGTGGTCAAAGTCATTCCAGATGTTTCCAAACCCATCTTGGTACGCATAGGTGGCAACTCCATCATAATCGTGTGTCCAGATCATTAGTCCATAGTTGCGTCGGTACAGTTCAGGGTCTTCGGCGGGCGTTTGCGGGTTACCGTAGGACCAGATTCTTGCGCCAACCGAGTGCCAGTTAGCCGCTTCCTGAGGTCTTAAGCGATCGTGTCTAATATGCAGATCTTGTATATCGCCCATCAATTCGAAGTTGCCATCGCGCCAGCTTGCAGCAAATATTTTGCCGCCAGCTTCACGCACTCTGATCCAGTTGTCTCGCTGAGCCACTAATGCATCCCCTGATGCCTCATCAATACCATAGAAGTACACTTCAGGAATGTTGTATTTCTCTGCTAGTTCCAAGGTCTTCTTGATTGACGATATGGGATCATGGGTTTGCACTGTTTGATAGTACAATGGTTGATTGCCCATGCCAATCTCTTCTCTAATCTTCAAAACCTCTTCAAGGGTGCTCAAAGGCTGATACACAATTGGATTGGTGATGCCATGGTCCATCATATTCCGTAGTTCGGCTAGAAACTGCACCCGTGATTTCCTTTCAGAGGATATGGTTCCAGGTCCATTAAGATCAAGGACTCCACGGTAGTAGGTGCTTGAGGTATAATATGGATCCGTCAGGGTAAAGGGAAGAACCCGTAAGCTGATACTCAGTTCCCCTAGCATACCTCCATCACCATATAGGTAAACCGGTCCCGTATAGACCCCAGGACAGATATCCTCGGGAACCTTAACGGTAATCCAAAATTGTTGATTCCTTCCGGCAGAAATATCCACGGGAAGCAATACTGGACTATCCTTAACCGGCCAAGCGGTAATGGACAACTGTTGCCGCCCTCCCACATCGGCCGGATTACTGATCCACACATATTCCTCACGGCTCGCAAAGGAAAGCTTTAGGTAGTTTTCCTGCTTTTCCAAATCAACCTTAACCAAGGTGGGATCGTTGACCAAAAGTTCCGGCACCAATACACGCTTACTCTTGTCCTGATCTCTGCCCCACCAAGCAGTTCCCGCTTGGTACCAACGCTGCACAATCTTGATGTCCACCGCTGAAGCAGGAATAATACCCGATTCGCCGACAAGATCACCGGGTGTAGGTCGACAGCTAGTAATGTCATCGACGGCGAACACGACAAAGCTTGCTGGCTCAAATTCTCCGGGGGTTGCGACCATCTTTACGTCCTTTGATATCACACCATGTTCAGGACGATCTGTAGGAAGAATCTTAACTGTGGAGATCGGAGGCACCACGTAGATAATCCCCGTACCACCACTTTCGCCTATCCCCTTGTTCTCTGCGAGTGTCACCATAAGGTTTGTCATCCTTTCTAGTTCCGCCAATACCAAACCGACCCTTTGAGGTTCCTCTGACAAGATCCAACCCCTTGCCCGAATTTGTGCCAGTAATTCATCCACAAGGCCATACCTATCCCGCGCCTCCTGATATATCTCAGAAGGTACCTGTGAAGCATCACCTTCTAACACGCTCTCCACATAATCCATACGCGACTGCCATGTGGCAAGTTGCTCTAACAACCTTGTTGTGACCGAGCTCCAACGTTGAGCAACAGTCTCTTCGTAACGGAGCACATCGGGTACCTGTCCAGATAGTTCCACAGCATCCAGATAACAGACAATCCGGTCACCGGGTTGTCCATGGAGCATCAGCAAAACCTGATTGATATAACATCCTACTTCCTCGGTCTTCCCTCGCCACATTTCCTTCGAAGCAAACGACAGTGCCGTTCCTTTGGCAAAAGAATTGACCCCCGTGTACTCGAATTTCTCCCAGGTATGACCCGTTGAGCCATATTCCCAAAAGGAACGGGTCCTTGAATAATTCACTGGGGCAACTGTGGCCTGAAGTCCCAAACCAACTCGGCCTTGGCTTGGTTCAGGGCGCAGGATGCGCGCCCGAAAGGCAAGATTACCCTCCGCCGGCACGGATACGGGAATGGTCCAATAGACAAACGAACCGCTGTCTATGGTCACATCAAGCTTGAAGGAGCGCACTCCCGTATAGGCTACGTCACTACTTAAGCCCTTGTAGTTCACCGTGTATTCACCGTCGGACATGAAGAAACAAAAAGGATCTTCCTCTTCAAAGCTCTCTGTGTACTCGTACAGAATCCTCTCCTGCGCCCTTACAGGCATATCCACAACAAGACTCAGTACTACAACTACTGAACACAGACCAAGATACAGTAAACGGGATCTTCGCACCATCTATCCACTCCTTATCGGACCAATGTCTACATGCTTGGCTGGTAGTCACTAGAAACGATTACTGAAGAGCGCATCGATATACAAGGCCTTCGCCACCGCCACGGCATTTGGCTTGTAGGTACCGATGCGCTCAAGTCCGTTGCACAACGCTTCTTATTCTATCTTACCCGAATGTGACGTTGACTCCCTTATCCCGTAATTGTTTGACTACAGGATGTTCAGGATCGCTATTTAGGGCGCTGGGAAGCTGAACTCCCTGTAAATGCTCTAGTTGCAGTAGTTCCGTGATGTCAGATACTGGCGTGCTGGGTATGTTCAGCTTCTTCATTTTCGGGAATTTCGTTGATATCCCTGCAATGCTAGCAAGAGGAGCCCATCCTTGGATCCATTCCTCCAGGTTCGGCAAGTTCGGCAGTTGCTCTATGCTAGTAAATTGTGCTGAATGACACATAATGTTTCTAAGCCCCGTATGTCCCTCGAAGGCAGCCAAACTTGTCACGGACATGTTATTGAACTCCAATCGAAACAGGTTGGGAAGCCCCGCTAATGGGCTAAGATCGGTGATACTGCACTTGTTTACAAAAACCTCCTGCAATGTGGTAATGGTCGCAAGGGGACTTACATCGGTTATTCCGGAGTTCTCGTCGACTTTCAAGACCCTCAGTGCAGTAAAATGCTGTAAACCACTTAAGGATGTAATACCCTTGTCCTTTGCCTCCAGAACCTCAATACCCGCCACATCCTCCGGCGTTAGATCACCCTCGGGCTTATCGATTTTCGTGCGCACAACGGTTTCTAGGTTAGGATCTAGCTTCACTACATAGTTCACTACGACCTCTAACTCTGTAGAAGCGTTTACCGTAACTGACGCTTCGTAAACCACCACATCATTCCGGATGACCCTAACAGCATATTTCCCGAAGGGTACCTCAGAAAACATAAACTCTCCAGCCTCATCACTCACTACACTCATACTATATTCACCTATTGACAGGGAGACGGTTGTTCCACTAAGGGCACCCCCGTATCCAGCTGAGACAGAGCCATGCAATTCTTCAATGCACTCAACATCGTCGAGGTTAATATTGCAGGTGACTTTGTCCTTTCCTTTTTCAACAGTAACATTCTCCTTTACGGCGAGAAACGCGTCATCTTTATAGACTACTAACACATAACTACCAAAGACGATTTCGCCAATGCTATACGCTCCCTGTGCATTCGTTACAGCAGAAAGATTCAACCCGGGAATAGAGACGATAGCACCAACAACTGGGTCTGCACCAGCCTTAACAAATCCGCTCACTGTTCCTTCCTTGGGACCGAACAAATTCAGACAACCTGACAGAAGAACCACGCAACTTAACAAACCAATCGCCGTCATGACTACTTTATTGTTTTTCAACTGTTGCACTCCTTTCTAGTCTGTCTACCAGCCTCCTTAGGCATGCGCACCAAAGGAAGAGTAATCCTTTATGTACATTAGTCTTCACCATATGTGACTCACATCTGCTCAGGTAACAATACTCAACCGATACTCTTATAGTGTCTTAATGGTCACACCCTTTGCTTGAAGTACTTGAACAGTCTCCGGGTATTTTTCTTGTTGTCCAGCATCTAGCCAGACCGTTGTAAGCGCCGGTAGTTGCAGTAGCGGGCTAAGGTCAGTGACCCGGCTATTCCCCACGATAACCTGCCACAGTTGGGGAAACCGCTCAATTCCTGCTATGCTTTCAAGCACACTCCAGCCGGCGTGAAACTCTTTTAGATTTGGCAGGCTCGGTAAAGTACTAAGATCAGTTATTTTAGCACCATGATACTCAATGTTCTGCAATGCCGCATGTCCTTTCAGGGCCGTGAAGTCAGTAACACTGGTGTAATGGATCCTAAGACGGTGCAGATGCGGATGATTCGCCAAGGGACTAATATCCACAACACGCGGATTCTCGTCTAGAATAATCTCTCGTAATCCACTGATCTTCGACAGTGGACTCAAATCTTCAACATCGTTCCGGTCCAAACGCAAGTAACCTAATGATGAAAAATACTCTAAGCCCTTAAGTGATTTGATTCCTTTGTCTCGCTCATCAATCTTTTCAATCCCAGCAACATCCTCCGCCAGTAATACACCCTTTGGTTTACTAATCATGTTGCGCACACTCTGTTCTAAATTGGGATCTAATACCACAACGGAAGCTTTGACTATTAACTCCCCCGTACTATCTACCACGAATGATTCCTCATAAATATCCACGCCATCTAGCGTTACCTTTACAAGATAGTCTCCAAAGGGTACGGACGGAAAAACAAATCTTCCTTTTTCATCGGTGTTCTGACTCACATTGTACTTTCCTATGGATAGAAAGACTGTAGCTCCAGCGAGCACGTCTTCTCCATACTTAACCGAAACAGTACCCGTTACTTCCCTGCTTTTGGCTTCGTCAACTTTGATATTAACGGTAGCACTCTCCGCTTCATCTACAGTCACATTCTCCATAACGGCAAGGAATTCATTATCCTTGTAAACCACCATAGTATGAGTACCCGAGGAGACCTTATCAAAGCTATACGCACCCTCTGCACTGGTGATTGTAGTAAGTTTCAATGCGGGGATGAAAACGGTAGCTCCCACTACTGGATCACCACTATCCTTGATGAGTCCACTCAGCGTTCCTTTCTCAGGACCTAAACAGCCTGAAACAAGAACCAGACAAGCGACCAAACTAACAACACCTATGATCACTCTGCAGCTTCTCAACTGTCGCACTCCCTTCTTGTTGGCTTTTGGCATCCCAAAGGCCGACAGACTGTCCGCCCTTGGGATGCACTTAAACATTGCAACCAAGTACATGATTCTCCAATGAACTGATTACAGTGTCTTGATCGTTACACCCTTCGCCTTCAGAGTTTCGGCAACTGCGGATTCTTGTTGGGTAACATCAAGCCAAATCGTTCTAAGCGCCGGCAGTTTTAGCAGCGGCTCAAGGTCAGTTACCCGGCTATTTCCCACGATAACCTGCCACAAACGAGGAAACCGCTCAATGCCTGCTATACTCTCAAGATTGCTCCAGCCCGCATGAAACTCCCTTAGGCTCGGCAAATTCGGTAACGTGCTAAGATCAGTGATCTTGGCACCATGATACTCAATGTTCTCTAGTGCTGTATGTCCATCTAGAGCACGGAAATCGGTGACGCTTGTATGATGGATTCGCAGACGGAAAAGCTTCGGATGATTGGCTAAGGGTGAGATATCAACCACTCGCGGGTTTTCATCCAAGATAATCTCCCGCAACTCACTAATTTGGGCCAGGGGACTAAGATCCGAAACATCGTTCCGATCCAAACGCAAAACACTAAGTGATGCACAATACTCTAGCCCTTCAAGGGACTTGATACCCTTATCCCGAGCATCAATCGTGGTAATGGTAGCTACATCGGCGGGAACAATCGGTCCCGAAGGCTTCTTGATCAGATCTCGTATGACGGATTCTAGGTTCGGGTCGAAGCTAATACCCTTCTCTTCGTCTAGTTCTAAAGACGGGGCCGCAAAAGCAAAATCAGATTGTTGTAGTTGGAGAATGTAGTAGATCATATCCGCGCGGATAGTATCAAGGTCACCTGCGACATTCATGTTTGCTAGATACTTCTCCGCCTGATCTGCAACCTTCAAGAGTTTGGGATTCTCGGAGTTTTTAGCCTCTTCAATGTTATTCAGCAAGGTGGTTAAATAACGGACATCGTCCACAGCTTCCCTATACCCTTCCCAGGCAATGGTACCCACCACACCATTTACAGTCGGGTAGGTAAAATTATGGTCCCGATATGTGGGATGATCGAAATCGTTCCATACATTGCCAAACCCATCCTGATAGGCATAGGTAGCGGCACCATCATAGTTATATCTCCACAACATGAGCCCATAGTTGCGCCGGTACAGCTCAGGATCCTCAGCGGGAGTCTGCGGGTTACCGTAGGACCAGATTTTACCTCCAACGGAGTGCCAGTTAGCCGCCTCTTCCAGTCTTAAGCGGTCATGCCTGATATGTAGGTCCTGTATATCACCCATTAATTCAAAGTTACCCGCCCGCCAACCAGCTGCAAACACTTTGCCGCCAAGTTCATGCACCCGCATCCAATCTTTCCTTTGGGCCGTCAATTCATCCCCTGAAGCCTCATCGATGGCGTAAAAGTATACCTCAGGTATGTCATACTTTTCAGCCAAGTCAAGGGTCTGTGCGATTTGGCTTTCGGGACTATATGTCCGTACTCCAAGATAGTACAGTGGTTGTCCTCCCATGCCAACCTGATCACGTATCTTGAGAACCTCTTCAAGGGAACTTAATGGTTGGTATACAATGGGATTTGTTACCCCATGGGCCATCATGTCTTCAAGTTCGGCAATAAACTGCTCCCGAGACTTCTTTTCCGAGGAGATCGAACCCTTCCCAAGGATATCCAAGGTCCCTCGGTAATATATACTAGAGGTATAGTATGGCTCGGATAACGTAAAGGGCAACACAGTAACACTAAGCTGCATGGACCCCACAATTTGACCATTTTCGTACAACTCTATTTGCCCGTGATAGACACCAGAAGCAGCCTCCTCCGGTACCCTGGCTGTCACCCAAAGTTGCTGATTCCACCCAGCGGGGATATCCATCGGTAGAAGGACAGAACTATCTTGAACTGGAAACTCCTCGACCAAAAACTGTAGACGTCCACCGCGATCCCGTGGGTCACTAATCCATGTATACTCCTCTCGGTCAGGGAAAGAAAGCTTAAGATAGTTTTCCTGTTTCTCCAGATCAACCTTAACTAGATTCGGATCATTAAGTAGTAACTCGGGCACCAGAATCCGTTTACTCTTGTCCTGATCCCGTCCCCACCACGCCGTTCCCGCTTGGTACCAGGCTTTCACGTACTTGATGTCAATACTCTCTTTAGGAATTAGTCTCTTTCCATCCTCACTGACTAAGTCATTTACCCGAGGGAAAAAAGACTCAATATCTTGTACCGCAGTTACTATAAAACTGGCCGATTCATATTCGCCGGGAGTGGCTATAACACTTAACTGATCTGACACGGATCCATGGTTGAATCCTCGATTCGGTAGAACCTGCTTTGTCGTAATTGATTGTACCGTATATGTTAACCCTTTAGTACCTGTGGGACCAATGACACCTTCAGATGAAGAGACCGCATACGCCGTAAACTGGAGAACCAAGATAAGAAGTATAACCAATACCATCTTGGAGACTTTAGCCACAACAACCCCCCCTGTGGAATACGCGACTAGCCAGGTGAGTGGGTGTCCCCACTCATCACCTGGCCAGTCTACTGGCAGATTAAGCTTAGTCTGACGACAATGTGCTACTCGCTGGCAAGGACCGCATTGATTCTGCTTTGTAGTATTTCTAAACCAGCAGCTGCAGACATCTCGCCATTAAGTATCGCCGTAACCGTCTCGTACCCCACCCGCTGCATGGCACGGTGCGTATTGGGCACGGCCTCCTCGAGAGCGGTGCGGGAGTGGGCCAAAGCTCCACTGACTGAGTTCATCACCTCAAAAGGTGTCATTCCAGAGGCCGAGGAGATCCGATCGATGTAAACCTCCATGGCAGCCTGCCGTGCAGGAATCATGCCAGTCAGTTCGGTGAAAAGAGCTTGGGATTCGGCATTAGTGGCGAATTTGATAAACTCCCAGCACTCTGCAGGGTGCTCAGTATACGCACAAGCGTACAGAGGATCAGTCCACCGAGTGTTTGCACGGGTCTCGGTAAGAGGCATCGGTGCAAGACCCCATTCAAAGCTTGGAGCAGTATTGATCACTGCATCCAAATACCAAGCGCCAATCCAGTGCATCGCCGCCTGGGCTCCGAAAAATGAACTTCCCGAGGGAGTAATACCCTTGCCTGGACCAGCTGCAGCATAGTTGGCGTAGTAATCAGCGAGG contains:
- a CDS encoding carboxypeptidase regulatory-like domain-containing protein; the protein is MKNNKVVMTAIGLLSCVVLLSGCLNLFGPKEGTVSGFVKAGADPVVGAIVSIPGLNLSAVTNAQGAYSIGEIVFGSYVLVVYKDDAFLAVKENVTVEKGKDKVTCNINLDDVECIEELHGSVSAGYGGALSGTTVSLSIGEYSMSVVSDEAGEFMFSEVPFGKYAVRVIRNDVVVYEASVTVNASTELEVVVNYVVKLDPNLETVVRTKIDKPEGDLTPEDVAGIEVLEAKDKGITSLSGLQHFTALRVLKVDENSGITDVSPLATITTLQEVFVNKCSITDLSPLAGLPNLFRLEFNNMSVTSLAAFEGHTGLRNIMCHSAQFTSIEQLPNLPNLEEWIQGWAPLASIAGISTKFPKMKKLNIPSTPVSDITELLQLEHLQGVQLPSALNSDPEHPVVKQLRDKGVNVTFG
- a CDS encoding carboxypeptidase regulatory-like domain-containing protein, whose protein sequence is MRSCRVIIGVVSLVACLVLVSGCLGPEKGTLSGLIKDSGDPVVGATVFIPALKLTTITSAEGAYSFDKVSSGTHTMVVYKDNEFLAVMENVTVDEAESATVNIKVDEAKSREVTGTVSVKYGEDVLAGATVFLSIGKYNVSQNTDEKGRFVFPSVPFGDYLVKVTLDGVDIYEESFVVDSTGELIVKASVVVLDPNLEQSVRNMISKPKGVLLAEDVAGIEKIDERDKGIKSLKGLEYFSSLGYLRLDRNDVEDLSPLSKISGLREIILDENPRVVDISPLANHPHLHRLRIHYTSVTDFTALKGHAALQNIEYHGAKITDLSTLPSLPNLKEFHAGWSVLESIAGIERFPQLWQVIVGNSRVTDLSPLLQLPALTTVWLDAGQQEKYPETVQVLQAKGVTIKTL